From Geomonas agri, one genomic window encodes:
- a CDS encoding NADP-dependent glyceraldehyde-3-phosphate dehydrogenase: MKKKIAGLSPLPQEIPAPYRIESPIRQDYYLIGGELRRWEGPMQEVFSPVQVLNGAYPEAQRVGEAPALSVAASLEALDVAVNAYDNGRGTWPTMSVGERIQCVNCFSSAVRAKRADVVKLLMWEIGKSLQEAEAEFDRALAYLKDTVEALKELDRVSSRFVIQQGIIGQIRRAPLGVVLCMGPYNFPLYETFTTLIPSLVMGNTILLKPPRFGVLLFAPLLEAFRDCFPAGVVNTVYGDGEEVLPPLMATGRIDVLGFIGTSKVADALRASHPRPHRLRCVLGLDAKNPAIILPDADLDLAVEECVSGALGFNGQRCTALKIIFVHRDIAEPFLEGMARGIAALKCGVPWQDCVAITALPEPEKPEYLEGLLRDAEAFGARVVNPGGGTTSGSFFYPALLYPVTDRMRVYHEEQFGPVVPVVVYDDLKETIDYVVQSNYGQQASIFGRNEEQLSQLIDALVNQVCRININSKCQRSPDSFPFNGRKNSAEGTQSVADALRVFSIRIVVAARETDANRDIITGIVKERKSHFLSTDYIL; this comes from the coding sequence GTGAAGAAGAAGATCGCAGGACTGTCCCCGCTGCCGCAGGAAATCCCCGCTCCCTATCGCATAGAAAGCCCGATCCGACAGGACTACTACCTGATCGGCGGCGAACTGCGCCGCTGGGAGGGCCCCATGCAGGAGGTGTTCTCGCCGGTGCAGGTGCTCAACGGAGCATACCCTGAAGCGCAGAGGGTAGGGGAGGCGCCCGCCCTTTCCGTGGCGGCGTCCCTGGAGGCGCTCGACGTCGCCGTGAACGCCTACGACAACGGCCGGGGGACCTGGCCCACCATGTCGGTCGGGGAGCGGATCCAGTGCGTGAACTGCTTCAGTAGCGCCGTGCGCGCCAAGCGTGCCGATGTGGTCAAACTCCTCATGTGGGAGATTGGCAAATCGCTCCAAGAGGCCGAAGCCGAATTCGACCGCGCGCTCGCCTACCTGAAGGACACCGTCGAGGCGCTCAAGGAACTGGACCGGGTCTCCTCCCGTTTCGTCATCCAGCAGGGGATCATCGGCCAGATCCGCCGCGCGCCCTTGGGCGTCGTGCTCTGCATGGGCCCCTACAACTTCCCCCTCTACGAGACCTTCACCACGCTGATCCCGTCGCTGGTGATGGGCAACACCATCCTGCTCAAGCCGCCGCGTTTCGGGGTCCTCCTGTTCGCGCCGCTTCTGGAGGCATTCCGCGACTGCTTCCCCGCCGGCGTGGTCAACACCGTGTACGGCGACGGCGAGGAGGTGCTCCCCCCCCTGATGGCCACCGGCCGCATCGATGTCCTCGGCTTCATCGGCACCAGTAAGGTTGCCGACGCCCTGCGCGCGAGCCATCCCCGCCCGCACCGGCTGCGCTGCGTGCTCGGACTGGACGCCAAGAACCCCGCCATCATCCTTCCCGACGCTGACCTCGACCTCGCTGTCGAGGAGTGCGTCTCTGGCGCCCTGGGCTTCAACGGCCAGCGCTGCACCGCGTTGAAGATCATCTTCGTACACCGGGACATCGCCGAGCCCTTCCTGGAGGGGATGGCGCGCGGGATTGCTGCGCTCAAGTGCGGCGTACCCTGGCAGGACTGTGTCGCCATCACCGCGCTCCCGGAGCCGGAGAAACCTGAGTACCTGGAGGGCCTTCTGCGCGACGCCGAGGCCTTCGGGGCCCGCGTGGTTAACCCCGGCGGCGGGACCACGAGCGGCTCCTTCTTCTATCCGGCGCTGTTGTACCCGGTGACCGACCGGATGCGGGTCTACCACGAGGAGCAGTTCGGCCCGGTGGTCCCGGTGGTGGTCTACGACGACCTCAAGGAGACCATCGACTACGTGGTGCAGTCCAACTACGGCCAGCAGGCAAGCATCTTCGGCAGGAACGAGGAGCAACTGTCGCAATTGATCGACGCCCTGGTGAACCAGGTCTGCCGCATCAACATCAACAGCAAGTGCCAGAGAAGCCCGGACAGCTTCCCTTTCAACGGACGCAAGAACTCGGCCGAAGGGACCCAGTCCGTCGCCGACGCTCTGCGCGTCTTCTCGATCAGGATCGTGGTGGCGGCGCGCGAGACCGATGCCAACCGCGACATCATCACCGGCATCGTCAAGGAAAGAAAGTCCCACTTCCTCTCCACCGATTACATCCTATGA
- a CDS encoding EAL domain-containing protein, which yields MATATVQARNPERQRTAQGPTILLVDDSPTQTRRLEHLLAAEGYRVLGCRDAGEALAGIDQTQPDLVISDVLMPGMDGFELCRRIRAQKEASQLPVILLTHLNDPTHVLRSLEAGANYFISKPYHNGILLSRVAAALRREQGGCVAADDGSVNCNYYGNRYAIAASKPQIIDLLLATYELAVEKNQEISKTHDALRRLNEELETRVAKRTAELRNTISELRQEIADRESAEECVRRLNRLHSVLTETSKAVVHIKDRQSLFHDFCRIAVDHGCFKLAWVGLLDKGGTVVQVAAARGTIAYLNGVTITLDQEPTGSGPTASAIKNGSFYICNDFLQAENTAPWHERGREYGIRASASIALQQEGRVIGALTLYADKKNYFDRPQVELLRQMGADISFALGNMVRDDRRLEVERALLEETSRRLQEREQHAQKIEYLAHYDPVTKLPNRFSLMARLAHALELAKRCESRLALIFIDLDRFKNINDSLGHHVGDLLLFQVAGRLLESIRSADIVARLGGDEFVVGLPLLRSNVSAAHAIGKIQHALSQSYYVEGHELSVTPSIGISIFPDDGETVQELMKNADLAMYHAKAGGRNNFQFFTQEMNQTVQERLALEGDLRVAIERGEFVLHYQPQVEMSSGRVVGVEALLRWQHPVRGLVAPDRFIPVAEETGMIVAIGELALKSACRQLASWIADGLPPIRVSVNLSARQFRQDNLPTLLLEILRETGIAAHLLELEITESSAMDNPADAILHLQGFREMGVELAIDDFGTGYSSLSYLKLFPVHRLKIDRSFVKDIDTDTDDAEIAAATIALAHTLGKEVVAEGVETESQCRFLQGQRCDIVQGYYFSRPLPPEELVPYLKRSPIPSSLPLN from the coding sequence ATGGCTACCGCCACTGTACAAGCACGGAATCCAGAGCGGCAGCGCACGGCGCAGGGGCCTACCATACTGCTGGTGGACGACAGCCCGACCCAGACGAGGCGCCTGGAACATCTGCTCGCGGCCGAGGGCTACCGCGTGCTGGGGTGCCGGGATGCCGGCGAAGCACTGGCGGGCATAGACCAAACGCAACCCGACCTCGTCATCAGCGACGTCCTCATGCCCGGCATGGACGGATTCGAACTCTGTCGCCGGATCAGGGCCCAGAAAGAGGCCAGCCAGCTCCCCGTCATCCTGCTCACTCACCTCAACGACCCTACCCACGTACTGCGCAGCCTCGAGGCCGGCGCCAACTACTTTATCTCCAAGCCCTACCATAACGGTATCCTACTGTCGCGTGTCGCTGCAGCCTTGCGACGCGAGCAGGGGGGCTGCGTGGCCGCTGACGACGGCTCGGTCAACTGTAACTACTACGGCAACCGGTATGCAATCGCGGCATCGAAACCCCAGATCATCGACCTTTTGCTGGCGACGTACGAGCTTGCGGTGGAGAAGAACCAGGAAATATCGAAGACGCATGACGCCCTGAGACGGCTCAACGAAGAGCTGGAAACAAGGGTTGCCAAGCGGACCGCGGAACTCAGAAATACCATTAGCGAACTGAGGCAGGAGATAGCCGACCGGGAAAGTGCGGAGGAGTGCGTGCGGCGGCTGAACCGTCTGCACTCCGTGCTCACGGAAACCAGCAAGGCAGTCGTGCACATCAAGGACCGGCAATCGCTGTTCCATGACTTCTGCCGCATCGCGGTGGACCACGGCTGTTTCAAGCTGGCCTGGGTGGGGCTCCTCGACAAGGGAGGAACGGTGGTGCAAGTCGCCGCCGCGCGGGGGACGATCGCCTACCTGAACGGTGTCACCATCACACTGGACCAGGAACCGACCGGCAGCGGCCCGACGGCCAGCGCCATCAAGAACGGGAGCTTCTACATCTGTAACGACTTCCTGCAGGCCGAGAACACGGCGCCCTGGCACGAGCGCGGCAGGGAGTACGGCATCCGAGCCTCTGCCAGCATCGCGTTGCAGCAGGAGGGACGGGTCATCGGCGCGCTCACCCTGTACGCCGACAAGAAGAACTACTTCGACCGTCCCCAAGTGGAATTATTGCGCCAGATGGGAGCCGACATCTCCTTCGCCTTGGGCAACATGGTCAGGGACGACCGCAGGCTGGAGGTGGAACGGGCGCTCCTCGAGGAAACGTCACGCCGTCTCCAGGAACGGGAACAGCATGCCCAGAAAATCGAGTACCTGGCACACTACGACCCGGTTACCAAGCTCCCCAACCGCTTCAGCCTCATGGCCCGGCTGGCCCACGCACTGGAACTGGCCAAGCGATGCGAAAGCCGCCTCGCGCTGATCTTCATCGACCTGGACCGGTTCAAGAACATCAACGACTCCCTGGGGCACCACGTGGGCGACCTCCTGCTCTTCCAGGTGGCGGGGCGCCTTTTGGAGTCGATCCGCAGCGCGGACATCGTGGCCCGGCTTGGTGGCGACGAATTCGTGGTGGGGCTCCCCCTGCTCCGCTCCAACGTCTCGGCGGCGCACGCCATAGGCAAGATCCAGCATGCCCTGTCCCAGAGCTACTACGTCGAGGGGCACGAGCTGAGTGTCACGCCGAGTATCGGCATCAGCATCTTCCCGGACGACGGCGAGACGGTCCAGGAGTTGATGAAGAACGCGGACCTCGCCATGTACCACGCCAAGGCCGGAGGTCGAAACAACTTCCAGTTTTTTACACAGGAGATGAACCAGACAGTGCAGGAAAGGCTGGCGCTGGAGGGGGACCTGAGGGTGGCCATTGAGCGGGGCGAATTTGTGCTGCATTACCAGCCGCAGGTGGAGATGAGCAGCGGCCGGGTGGTCGGCGTGGAGGCGCTTTTGCGCTGGCAGCACCCGGTACGCGGACTGGTGGCGCCGGACCGCTTCATACCGGTAGCGGAGGAAACCGGGATGATCGTCGCCATAGGGGAGTTGGCGCTGAAAAGCGCGTGTCGCCAGCTCGCGTCCTGGATCGCGGACGGGCTCCCGCCGATCAGGGTATCGGTCAACCTGTCGGCGCGCCAGTTCCGGCAGGACAACCTTCCCACCCTTTTGCTTGAGATCCTGCGCGAGACCGGGATCGCAGCGCACCTTTTGGAACTGGAGATAACGGAGAGTTCGGCGATGGACAACCCGGCGGACGCTATCCTGCACCTGCAGGGCTTCAGGGAGATGGGGGTAGAGTTGGCTATCGACGACTTCGGCACCGGCTACTCGTCGCTCAGCTACCTAAAGCTCTTTCCGGTGCACCGGCTGAAGATCGACCGCTCCTTCGTCAAGGATATTGACACTGACACCGACGACGCCGAAATCGCCGCCGCGACCATCGCGCTCGCACACACGCTGGGCAAGGAAGTTGTGGCCGAAGGGGTGGAAACCGAGTCCCAGTGCCGCTTCCTGCAAGGGCAGCGCTGCGACATCGTACAGGGGTACTACTTCAGCCGCCCGCTGCCACCGGAAGAACTCGTTCCCTACCTGAAACGCTCACCCATACCATCCTCGCTGCCACTCAACTGA
- the pstS gene encoding phosphate ABC transporter substrate-binding protein PstS has product MIQTIKKAFLALALVATVGAAGEASAETLINGAGATFPYPLYSKWFSEYAKIDKSVKFNYQSIGSGGGIKQVTAQTVDFGASDKFLTDAELKGAPGKLIHIPTVMGAVVVTYNLPGVPSGIKLNSEDLANIYLGKITKWNDPRIADDNKGINLPAKPIIVVHRSDGSGTTSIFTDYLSGVNAEWAQKVGKGASVKWPVGLGGKGNEGIAGQIKTTPYSIGYVELAYAFENKLPYASLKNQAGVFVAPSIKSTSAAAAAAVKHMPADYRISLVNQPGKDAYPVVGFTWLLVYEHRKDPAKGKKLVEFLNWSMTKGQKMAAPMLYAPLPESVVKMVQKTIKTIK; this is encoded by the coding sequence ATGATCCAGACCATTAAGAAAGCATTCCTGGCGCTGGCCCTGGTTGCCACAGTGGGCGCGGCGGGCGAGGCGTCGGCAGAGACCCTGATCAACGGCGCCGGTGCTACCTTCCCGTACCCGTTGTATTCCAAGTGGTTCAGCGAGTACGCCAAGATCGACAAGAGCGTGAAATTCAACTACCAGTCCATCGGCAGCGGCGGCGGCATTAAGCAGGTCACGGCGCAGACCGTCGACTTCGGCGCCAGCGATAAGTTCCTTACCGATGCGGAACTCAAGGGGGCCCCCGGCAAGCTGATCCACATTCCGACCGTCATGGGTGCCGTCGTGGTAACGTACAACCTTCCCGGTGTTCCTTCCGGTATCAAGCTGAATTCCGAGGACCTGGCCAACATCTACCTGGGCAAGATCACCAAGTGGAACGACCCGAGGATCGCCGATGACAACAAAGGTATCAACCTCCCGGCCAAACCCATCATCGTCGTGCACCGTTCAGATGGCAGCGGTACCACCAGCATTTTCACCGACTACCTTTCCGGCGTAAATGCCGAGTGGGCGCAGAAGGTAGGGAAGGGCGCCTCCGTCAAGTGGCCGGTAGGCCTGGGCGGCAAGGGGAACGAAGGTATTGCCGGGCAGATCAAGACCACCCCGTATTCCATCGGCTACGTCGAGCTTGCCTACGCCTTTGAGAACAAGCTTCCCTATGCCTCCTTGAAAAACCAGGCTGGCGTCTTTGTGGCGCCTTCGATCAAGTCCACCAGCGCTGCTGCCGCAGCCGCTGTGAAACACATGCCCGCCGACTACCGCATCTCGCTGGTGAACCAGCCCGGTAAGGATGCCTATCCCGTGGTCGGTTTCACCTGGCTGCTGGTTTATGAACACCGGAAGGATCCGGCCAAAGGAAAGAAGCTGGTCGAATTCCTGAACTGGAGCATGACCAAGGGGCAGAAGATGGCCGCCCCGATGCTCTACGCCCCGCTTCCCGAGAGCGTGGTGAAGATGGTGCAGAAGACCATCAAGACCATCAAGTAG
- a CDS encoding methionine ABC transporter ATP-binding protein, with product MITIDSLNKLYHTPRGTFTALRDVNLHIERGDVFGIIGLSGAGKSTLIRCLNRLEEPDSGSIVVDGREITRLATHELREARKKIGMIFQHFNLLDSRTVQGNVAFPLELAGYPRKEITQRVEEILDLVGLSDKAGSYPAQLSGGQKQRVGIARALANHPEVLLSDEATSALDPQTTSSILELLADINRKLGLTIVLITHEMSVIKQICSKVAVMDRGEIVECGSVQQVFSAPSSATMKLFLEHSALLQGYGAGI from the coding sequence GTGATAACCATAGACAGCCTGAACAAGCTGTACCATACGCCGCGCGGAACGTTCACCGCGTTGCGCGACGTCAACCTGCACATTGAGAGAGGGGACGTCTTCGGCATTATCGGGCTGAGCGGGGCTGGCAAGTCCACCCTGATCCGCTGCCTGAACCGGCTCGAGGAGCCTGACAGCGGCAGCATAGTCGTCGACGGCAGGGAGATCACCCGACTGGCGACGCACGAGTTGCGCGAGGCGCGCAAGAAGATCGGCATGATCTTCCAGCACTTCAACCTGCTCGATTCGCGGACGGTGCAGGGGAACGTCGCCTTTCCCCTCGAGTTGGCCGGCTATCCGCGCAAGGAGATCACGCAGCGGGTCGAGGAGATCCTGGACCTGGTCGGGCTTTCGGACAAGGCAGGGAGCTACCCCGCGCAGCTCTCTGGTGGGCAGAAACAGCGGGTCGGCATCGCGCGCGCCCTTGCCAACCACCCGGAGGTGCTCTTGAGTGACGAGGCGACTTCGGCGCTCGACCCGCAGACTACCAGCTCGATCCTGGAACTACTGGCCGACATAAACCGCAAGCTTGGCCTGACCATCGTCCTGATCACCCACGAAATGAGCGTGATCAAGCAGATCTGCAGCAAGGTGGCAGTCATGGACCGGGGCGAGATCGTCGAGTGCGGATCTGTGCAGCAGGTCTTTTCCGCGCCTTCCAGCGCGACCATGAAGCTCTTTTTGGAGCACAGCGCGCTGTTACAGGGCTACGGAGCCGGAATCTAG
- a CDS encoding methionine ABC transporter permease, producing MTMHEDLIPMLLTGFGETLYMVVLSTVAAIVLGLPLGVLVVITSTGHVLESPRLNRVLGAVINITRSFPFIIMIVLLLPLSRFLVGTTLGATAACVPLSIAAAPFLARIIENSLKEVDRGKVEAALAMGATPLQIVRKVLIPEALSSLVLGVTLAVITITGFTATAGAIGAGGLGSLAIRYGYMRYREDVMFATVLILVVFVQGVQWSGDRLARRINRNQHRLG from the coding sequence ATGACCATGCATGAAGACCTGATACCGATGCTCCTCACGGGCTTCGGAGAAACGCTGTACATGGTGGTGCTGTCCACGGTCGCGGCCATCGTGCTGGGCCTCCCGCTCGGGGTGCTGGTCGTGATCACGTCGACCGGCCACGTCCTGGAGTCGCCGCGGCTGAACCGTGTTCTTGGCGCCGTGATCAACATCACCCGCTCCTTTCCCTTCATCATCATGATCGTGCTGCTGTTGCCGCTGTCGCGTTTCCTGGTGGGGACAACGCTAGGAGCGACGGCGGCCTGCGTTCCGCTCTCGATCGCCGCGGCCCCGTTCCTGGCGCGCATCATCGAGAACAGCCTGAAGGAAGTCGACCGTGGCAAGGTCGAGGCGGCCCTCGCCATGGGGGCGACACCGCTGCAGATCGTGCGCAAGGTGTTGATTCCCGAGGCCCTGTCGTCGCTCGTGCTCGGCGTGACCCTCGCGGTCATTACCATTACCGGGTTCACGGCGACCGCAGGGGCGATCGGGGCAGGGGGGCTGGGTAGCCTCGCCATTCGTTACGGCTACATGCGCTACCGCGAGGACGTCATGTTCGCGACTGTCCTCATTCTCGTCGTTTTCGTTCAGGGGGTGCAGTGGAGTGGCGACCGACTGGCGCGACGGATCAATAGAAACCAACATAGGCTCGGCTAA
- a CDS encoding MetQ/NlpA family ABC transporter substrate-binding protein — translation MKNRFTGKLSVALVALALVAVAAAGCKKKEGDAGKGAGNAAPAGKTLKVGAAVVPHADILKFVVPKLKEQGVNLEVVTFDDEVQLNPALAEKQIDANYFQHVPYLEAVVKEKNYQFNVAGSIHVEPIGLYSKKIKSVAELKNGAQIAVPNNPSNEYRALALLEKQGLIKLKPGISNFQATPQDIVGNPKKIKFVEVEAAQLTRTLPDVDGAVINTNFILDAKIDPQSAIAREDAKSPYANIVVVRKGEETREDIKKLVAALQSPELKQFLKEKYGAAIIPAF, via the coding sequence ATGAAGAATAGATTTACCGGCAAGTTGAGCGTCGCCCTGGTCGCACTGGCACTGGTTGCAGTGGCCGCGGCGGGTTGCAAGAAAAAGGAAGGTGATGCCGGTAAGGGCGCTGGGAACGCGGCCCCGGCAGGGAAGACCTTGAAGGTCGGAGCGGCGGTGGTGCCGCACGCCGACATCCTCAAGTTCGTGGTGCCGAAACTTAAGGAGCAGGGGGTAAACCTCGAGGTGGTGACCTTCGACGACGAAGTGCAGCTCAACCCGGCACTCGCCGAGAAACAGATCGATGCCAACTACTTCCAGCACGTCCCCTACCTCGAGGCCGTGGTGAAGGAGAAGAACTACCAGTTCAACGTGGCCGGCAGCATCCACGTGGAGCCGATCGGCCTCTACTCCAAGAAGATCAAGTCTGTGGCTGAACTTAAAAACGGCGCCCAGATCGCCGTCCCGAACAACCCCTCCAACGAGTACCGCGCCCTGGCGCTCCTGGAGAAGCAGGGGCTTATCAAGCTCAAGCCCGGCATCTCCAACTTCCAGGCGACGCCGCAGGATATCGTGGGAAACCCGAAGAAGATCAAATTTGTCGAGGTCGAGGCGGCCCAGCTCACCAGGACCCTTCCTGACGTGGACGGCGCGGTGATCAACACCAATTTCATACTCGACGCCAAGATCGACCCGCAGAGCGCCATCGCGCGCGAGGATGCCAAGTCTCCTTACGCGAACATCGTAGTTGTGAGAAAAGGTGAGGAAACCCGCGAGGACATCAAGAAACTGGTGGCGGCACTGCAGTCCCCCGAGCTCAAGCAGTTCCTCAAGGAAAAGTACGGCGCTGCCATCATCCCCGCGTTCTAG
- the phoU gene encoding phosphate signaling complex protein PhoU, whose protein sequence is MEREHFSKQFDNELNVIREKLLEMGGKVESMIANAMKSLVERDTELAERTIAFDHEINTLEMVIDEKCLEVLARRQPAARDLRFITLALKIVTDLERIGDQCANICKRARELNQEPSLKPYIDLPRMAKAASDMVKEALDAFVRGDDALAIKVCQDDQCVDELNEQIQRELLTFMMADPKTISRAMKVIYISKCLERIADHATNIAEMVIFMIKGKDIRHTIA, encoded by the coding sequence GAGATGGGCGGCAAGGTGGAGTCGATGATCGCCAACGCCATGAAATCGCTGGTGGAACGGGATACCGAACTGGCGGAGCGCACTATCGCCTTCGACCACGAGATCAACACCCTGGAGATGGTGATCGACGAGAAGTGCCTGGAGGTCCTGGCACGTCGCCAGCCGGCGGCACGCGACCTGCGCTTCATAACACTGGCCCTGAAGATCGTGACCGACCTGGAGCGAATCGGCGACCAGTGTGCCAATATCTGCAAGCGCGCGCGGGAGTTGAACCAGGAGCCGTCTCTGAAGCCCTACATCGACCTGCCGCGCATGGCCAAGGCCGCGTCGGACATGGTGAAGGAAGCACTCGACGCCTTCGTGCGCGGTGACGACGCCCTGGCCATCAAGGTCTGCCAGGACGACCAGTGCGTGGACGAACTGAATGAGCAGATCCAGCGGGAGCTGTTGACCTTCATGATGGCTGACCCTAAAACCATCAGCCGCGCCATGAAGGTCATCTACATCTCTAAGTGCCTCGAGCGCATCGCCGATCACGCCACCAACATCGCGGAGATGGTCATCTTCATGATCAAGGGGAAGGACATTCGCCACACCATCGCGTGA